One Lytechinus variegatus isolate NC3 chromosome 11, Lvar_3.0, whole genome shotgun sequence DNA segment encodes these proteins:
- the LOC121423816 gene encoding uncharacterized protein LOC121423816 encodes MEDDIVILETIPPKHEARRNGLHCSKPKRIYQAVENLKTSSPLHQRPVQMVYPAVQKTSEDNRNKINVRMDSDAEERASTSDSSEMDDSKDTCVSKNLMGGATGRRQRDFVPESTKDEKYWVKRIKNNLSAKRSREKRRMADILMESKVSKLAQENEDLRSELANIKRLVQDSLVKEPKQLVAIDVRAPPQGPQKEVVGASQHPVPLVIPTYQNPLSKIPTPPQEIVLLPQSGVSQSLVPQQVVPQSIVAQPGIPQTSIAHSGLMQPTLPQSIMVHPGLPQSSMVQPALQQIRMVQQTLPQTIVAQPNLLQSGLPQPRLPLPCVPRPDLQQSGLPYAVQSVARATLSQGSGLQVTPSSENVHPFNRPEFENPTRRIIPRVPSLLGSTPVSSSQGSTNQPSELSKETNGVTKARSPEENMRPGDFPLDRVSERAPPIDKAPTRFPKPTATNPVATSPQSTSSETSETSLAEINKLPHKLRARFLRSLVQQEEGETTNPEAKSPPKEPTTSYDPILMNIKQEKDDEIPQDNHEMEIDCVPSVPLNVQWVPPKTEFHSNPLKNIDDELEQARKLMPYPSPTMNRAEAQAYVELAKAASDLVGARLQSKDFSAPSIRQLTRQRTREMNQIEKYRDKRVRNNIAAKKCRDAKRLLNDYRTARSNFFEVENATLRNEVAVLTKDVMRLRELARKRQLTK; translated from the coding sequence ATGGAGGACGACATAGTGATACTGGAGACCATTCCGCCTAAGCATGAGGCTCGGAGAAATGGACTGCATTGTTCCAAACCTAAGCGAATATATCAAGCTGTCGAGAACTTGAAGACATCGTCACCACTCCACCAGAGACCGGTTCAAATGGTGTATCCTGCCGTTCAAAAGACCTCGGAGGATAACCGAAATAAGATCAATGTTCGTATGGACTCGGATGCCGAAGAACGCGCCAGTACCAGCGATAGCTCAGAAATGGATGACTCGAAGGATACATGCGTGTCTAAGAATCTAATGGGCGGTGCGACCGGTAGAAGACAACGTGATTTTGTTCCCGAAAGTACGAAAGACGAGAAATACTGGGTTAAAAGAATAAAGAACAACTTATCTGCGAAGCGATCTCGAGAAAAACGTCGCATGGCAGATATTTTAATGGAAAGCAAGGTGAGCAAGCTAGCCCAAGAGAATGAAGACCTTCGAAGCGAACTGGCAAACATAAAACGGTTGGTACAGGATAGCCTTGTGAAAGAACCTAAGCAGTTGGTGGCCATTGACGTCAGGGCACCACCACAAGGTCCTCAAAAAGAAGTTGTTGGTGCTTCCCAACATCCCGTTCCATTGGTAATCCCTACGTACCAGAACCCCTTATCCAAGATCCCTACACCTCCCCAGGAGATTGTACTCCTACCACAGTCGGGTGTGTCACAGTCACTTGTACCACAGCAAGTTGTACCACAATCCATTGTGGCACAACCTGGTATACCTCAGACCAGTATAGCTCATTCAGGTTTAATGCAACCCACTTTACCACAATCCATTATGGTGCATCCAGGTTTACCACAGTCCAGTATGGTACAGCCCGCTTTACAACAGATTCGCATGGTACAACAGACTTTACCACAGACCATTGTGGCCCAACCTAACCTGCTACAGTCTGGTTTACCACAGCCCAGACTACCCCTCCCATGCGTTCCACGACCCGACTTACAACAGTCTGGGTTACCATATGCAGTTCAATCAGTGGCCCGCGCTACCTTGTCCCAGGGATCTGGTCTCCAAGTTACCCCGTCATCAGAGAACGTGCATCCTTTCAATCGCCCCGAGTTCGAGAATCCTACGAGACGAATAATTCCTAGAGTACCGTCACTCTTAGGAAGTACGCCTGTAAGTTCATCGCAAGGTAGTACTAACCAACCCTCAGAGCTATCAAAAGAAACCAATGGCGTTACCAAGGCAAGATCACCAGAAGAAAACATGCGTCCTGGTGATTTCCCATTAGACAGGGTCTCCGAAAGAGCCCCTCCAATTGACAAAGCACCCACCAGATTTCCTAAGCCAACAGCAACTAATCCAGTAGCGACTTCTCCACAAAGTACTTCATCCGAAACCTCTGAAACATCACTTGCAGAAATCAACAAGCTGCCTCATAAATTACGTGCCAGGTTTCTACGGTCACTTGTTCAGCAAGAAGAGGGGGAAACCACTAACCCAGAGGCGAAATCACCTCCCAAAGAACCTACAACAAGCTATGATCCTATCCTCATGAACATCAAACAGGAAAAGGATGATGAGATTCCACAAGATAATCATGAAATGGAGATCGATTGTGTTCCCTCTGTCCCGCTGAATGTCCAGTGGGTCCCGCCGAAGACTGAATTCCATTCGAATCCGCTGAAAAATATCGATGACGAACTAGAACAGGCCAGAAAACTAATGCCCTATCCTAGCCCAACCATGAATCGCGCGGAGGCACAGGCCTATGTTGAACTTGCTAAAGCTGCTTCGGATTTAGTCGGTGCTCGACTTCAATCGAAGGACTTTTCTGCTCCGTCCATCCGCCAGCTTACTCGTCAACGAACACGTGAAATGAACCAAATTGAAAAGTATCGCGATAAACGCGTTCGAAACAATATCGCCGCTAAAAAGTGTCGTGACGCGAAACGATTGCTCAATGATTATCGGACTGCGCGATCGAATTTCTTTGAAGTTGAAAATGCGACTTTGAGGAATGAAGTGGCAGTTCTTACCAAAGACGTAATGAGACTTCGCGAACTGGCACGGAAAAGACAATTAACAAAATAG